The genomic DNA AAAAATATGCTGGTGAAAAAGAAAAACAATGCTCACAAATATGGAAGCGAACCAGAACGTTGAATTTTCGTGTTTAGCGGGGAAGGAAAGCGTACCCTCTTTTCGTCATTGTAGAATAGTTTTTAACAATCAGATGAGTTGAATAAAGGGTGTGCCTGGTCATATTCCTTTCGTTTGGTATAAAACTCTCTGTAAGGTAATTGATCTGATCGTGAGGGCTCGAGAATGACATTGCCTTGCCTGCCTTCTCTGGCTTCATCTAAACGCCCATGATGGATGTTGTTTTGTATCTGGTGGGTTGTAAAATTCTTGGTCGCCCGGATGATAATTTTTGCGTCAAATAAAACGCATCCTTTTTTTGTTTTGGGATGAACTCAAAATACTGGCTCTATGGTGTAGCGGCCAATAATGTCATCAAGCTCATCCAAAATTTTAACGACATATTTTAAATTATCACTCATTCGTTCATAAAGTGAGATTCAGCTATTTTCTATGATGGTTGAGAGCATGATATTAAAGCTCTTGTTGGGAGAGGCATAGGTATATTTCAAACCTAACAAAGTACGTAACCAGCCCCCTAAAAAAGAGTGATCTCAAATAATACGCTCATAATCAATTTGCCTCCAATTGCGAGCCAAGATTGATTTGGAAATCAATTTGTTCAGATGGACACAAATGGTTGCTTTTGTTCAATTGAGCTCTCAGTCGTCTTTATTAAAATAGCTGGTATCTCAAAGGGGGGAGATGATCATATTCTCTTCGCCATCGAGGGATTTGATATGAAGTTTGGTTTTCGTCAATACCTGTATGGCCTCTCTAATTTGATCATATGAATAGCTTTTGCTCTTACGGCGTTTTTTACCGCGTTTTTTCAATTCTGTGTGGATGCGATAGAGAGTGGTAGGGACCAGAAAGTTATCAGTTGATTTATTGTCTCCTCAACCATTGTAAAAATACCCACTATCAACAGCGAGCTTCATGATGATTTTTTCAATGACCATTTCTCTGGTGCCTGGAAATAGAGCTTTGGTGCTACCATCCTTTCATTCAATAAATGCAGGCTCAAGAAGTAAGCGATATTCTGTTTTTTCATAACGGAAATATCTTTTAATGGGAGCTGCAGTTCAGTCTTTATTACGTCTTATGATTTTAGCATTACCACGTCCTACCACAAAGCGAGGAATGCTTTCATAAAAGGCAAAGCCGTTCATGTAGTTAGGCGTTGAAACAATGCGGAATAAATCCAATTGTTTCGGTTGGTTTTTCAGCGTGTCATTAAGCTCAAATTTGTTTTTTTGCATCTTGTTGTTGATTAAAATCTATAACGAGCTGACGAAGAACTTTAGAAACTGAGGTTCGTCCAATATGTGAGATGAAACACTCATATTCTGAAGGTTTTATATGACCATTGATTTTGCGAGAGCACTTTTCTTCAAAAGAGATTCATTTAATTTGTGATGGTCTAGCTAAAACTGTCTGATCAAAATTAACTGATTGAGTTTCTGCAAATGAGATGTCTTTTGCAAATTTATTTTTAGTCATGTGGTTTAAAATTATCAAGGTAAGTATGAAACTCTATGAGTTGTGGCATGATATAGCGCAGAGCATATCTGTCGGTTCCATTGAGCTCATAAAGTTCAAATGGTGTGAGGTTTTCATCGGCCATTCGAGCAATATATTTAGATGGATTGATGATAAAGACGGGATGATTTGGAAAGTGCTCTTGTAATGTTTCTTTCAAATCTTTGGCCATAACTTTGGGTGTGTTGTTGATGAGTATCACAATATTAGGGTTGTAGCTTTCAAGGTTCTTAATGGTCTTGATGGCAGGGATTAAATCGCCTCTTGATTGATAGCGAATTGGTACAACGCAAAGGTCTGATAATTTAGCCGCTTGTGGCACGCGAGATTCCACCCAGCCTCAAAAATCGATGACATAGTTTTCTCATGAAGTTAAGTTGAGTGGTTCTCAAGGATGAATGGTAATGATCTGTCCTGGTTCGAACATGTTTTTATAGATTTCTTCAGTGCAGTTTTCGACATCATTGGTCAGCAACATGCGACCAGATTGCTTGGCATAAAGACAAGCATGAGAGCTTTTGCCTTGTCTTCAGATGATAGAGTAAAAGAATATATTCATGGAATGGAAGTTAAGGGCTATTACATTCATCATAGTGAAATAAAAAAGAAGTCAAAACTATTTGCCCCAGTGGGGCAGTAATTTTTTTTAGATTTAAAAATTTTAAAAATAATAAATTTTAGGAGGACCTAAATTTAGTGAAAATATAAATTTTATATATTTACTTCATCGACTAGGTTTTTAAGGCAATTTCTTCTTCTTTTTTATTGACAAAATGTGTGAGTCTATCTTCTTCACAATACCAACGGAGTTGAAATCTATGCTCAAGTGATGGCGAAATTTCAAGAATACTATCAATGAAAATAGGATAAGATATACCGCCATTATATCGCACTGATTTTGCTTTTAGTGAACAATGCTTATTATCTTTAGCTTGTTCAGCAAAAGTTTGACAAGCACTATAGTCATCTGGATGATGATAACATTTTTCATCGGGTACTTCTTTTTGATTAATAAATTTAGCTTTAATCTTATAAACTATTTTTGACGTTTTTCTGTATGTAACTTGATTTTCTTTTTCAAAGAATTCTTTACGGAAGTGATGAGCGACTTCATATATGGCTGTTATTGGATCTTTTGCTGCATATAACACTGACCAGTTACCATTTGTAAAGCGTGATGGAGCTTTAGGTAGCAATGAGTTCATAAAAGCAAATTTAATGTCATCCATTACTATTTTTTTAATCAAAATTTGATTGTCAAATGCTGCTAATGTCTCATTAGGCCAACCATCTTTTGCGGTATAATTATTTAACCTATCACCACAAACTCTATAAATTTCTTGCATTATCCAAGGATCCTATTTACTAATGCTGCAACAATGACGAGGTCATCATGCTTACCTGTTTCTAATAAATCCCATGCGCATTTGCCATTTAGTTCTTGGCGTTTTGTATACATCCAATTTAATTGTTCCTCGAGATTATCTGGCCCCAGGCACGACATTAAACCTTCTTTGATGTATCTTAGTGTCTCAATTCTATCTTTTAAATCTTCACCGTAAACATTATTACCCGTATTTCTTGCCTCTAGCCAATTTTTTGCGTCACTATCAACGTATCCTAGTAGGGTTGGTAGCAGTGGAAAACCGTTTTCATGTCGAGAGATGTCACCATAAGATTTTTCAATGGCGCAAAAGTATTCTTCTAAGATTTTAGGCTTATGTATTGCGTTAAAATTGACCTTATATAAATTAGCGAATTTTTCAAAACTATCAATATTACCATGGTTATCTTTATGTATTTTGAATATCTTTTGACCATTGCTTTCTAGTAAATTGATTGTCAAAGTAGCTTCTTCAATATCGTCGTATTCAGATAATGAGGCGCAAAATTCTATTTGATTATCTTCCCCATCATTAGTTATGCTAGCTATAGTTGCTGGACCAGCGCCCGCACCTGCGTAGGTTCTATGTCCGTGAATATCATTGGACACATTGTCCATTTTTGTATCAAAAGAATAAAGTGACCTGTTTCCAATTCTTTTATATCTATCGATTACTAAATCTGGATCTCTGGTGATAAGGATATTAAATCCTTCATGTTTTAAAAAGCTTACATAAGCTTGTATAGATTCGTATATATCTTCTAGAAATGTAGCTGTTGGTGAAATTAGACCGTTTTCAATATAAACCAATTGATCGTTATTCGTATTTGTTAAATTCATCGCTATCCTCAGATATTAAAACGATAGGTAGTTCCAACATTATTTTAAATATTTTTGTATGTTTTTTACTGCTATGTTCTTCATAAGTTGCGTTTTTTCTGATTCCATATGCATCGCATATATCTTTTGCCATACCTAGTCCTAAACCCTCACCTTCAATATTTTCTCTCGATGCAAAATCCCCTCTCTTCTCATATTTCCAGATATCATTTAAATTGTCTTCACGGTCTTTAGGTATATCATTACTAATTGTTAATATATAACTTTTTCTATATTTGCCACTTTTTTCAATCTTTGTTTGAACTACTCCCCCTGGAATAGAATATTTTACCGTATTGGAGTAAAACTGTGTAAGTAGCATGTCTAGATCATCAGGATGAAAATTAATTTTCATATTATTTGGTATGTTTATTTCGCCTGAAGTAAGTTCATTAGGAGATTTTAGAACATTTATTGTTTTGCTAATAATATCGACAACAGCTTTTTTTAAATATATAGCTTCTTTGTTTCTAAATCTGTCTGAAACTCGTTCTTTGAACGAAGAACTTTTATATGATTGGCGAAGTACTCTTACGGAGGAAGAGATATCATTAGCTCTTCTAGAAACTCTTTCATAGTTATTTTCATCCGATTTAAGTTTTGTTATATCTTGAACTATTTTATCAAATTTAGATGAAATAATCCTAGTGTGATACATTATTTCATGTCGGTCTTTTCTGCGTTCTAAGCGGCTTGCTCTCAGAGTTTCATCAATGGCTTCAATGGTAGCTCTAATAATTCCAGCAATACCAAATAAAATATCATTAGGTAAGTTTCTAGGTGCTTTATCGAAATACAGAGATAGTATTCTTACAGGCTGTTCAAAACGGTCTAGTATGGGGATAATGGCGATGTATTGTATGCCTAAGTTGGGTAGTTTTCTTGTATAATCCTTTTGTAACCAATTCTTATCAAATGGTCTCTCTCCGAACTTACCTCTTATTATTCTATTTCTATTAAGGGCAACACTCGCTACAACATTATCTTTTTTGGTATCTAAGAACATATTGTTTATTTTTCCAGCAAGGTCACTTCTGTTATAGTACCCAATTAGCACAAATTTTTTTGTTGAAAGCGAAGTTTTATTGTTACACCAAAGTGTGGCTGAGGTCGCGCCAGTTAGTCCGCAGATATTTTTCAAATATATCTCAGGGTGATCGCAGTTTAGCATTATTGTTTCAGATAGTTTAAATAAACTACTGTAAGTGTAGTAATGTTTATTATTTTTTTTTTGCATATAAGATGTGCTTTTCATGTTAAAGCCAAGTGCTAACGTTTATACTTATATAAATGATTTTTAATCTATCCTAGTTTCATTGTAGATATGATTTATTTACTGATGATAGCTTATTTTTGTTGTTTGCACCAGGGATCGTGACCCGAATGGGCCGAGACAAAAAAGCTGATAAGCGTTTTGGCTTGGTGAAGCGTTTAGCGAAATAGAGCTCGGTCTTGACCGTCTTAAGGTCAAGAGGTGCCAGATAAGAAAACCGTCAGTTTGCCCAGATCTCACTGACGGTTTTTAAATTTTAAGGAGAACAAACGACTTCTTCACTTTTGATGTCACTTAAATATGAAAAACAAGCCGCAACATCTGCATGTGTCAATGAGCAATGTATTTCAATCATTTCAGTAACATTTTTACCTTTTAGAAAAAGTTCTAAAACAGATAGAACTGGAATCTGAGCCTCTTTGACATAAGGCATACCATTAAACTTCCTGGGACAAGAAATGATCCTTTCATTATGGGAAATCTTAATTTCAGGAAGTTGATATTTAATGGGATGTGCCAAAGCTTCACAACTATCTATCCAGGTATCAATTTCTTCTTCAATCCAAGCAACTCGGTTTTTACCAATTTGTCGTCTTGGAGGAAATTGACCTAATTTTTCTAATCGTAAAATATGTTGAGAAGAATAGGGAATTCTCTCTAAAAGTTCTTTTTTGTCGATTAATTTTTTACGCATAACAACGCCTTTGTTTGTTTCATATGACACATGTCATATATATGGTTAAAATTAACCCACAGGATGATGTATCTTGTTATTCTTGTTATGTTTTTTCTTCTTCTTAAGAAAAATCATGTGTCAAATTGAAACAATTATCAAGTGCAATCATAGGTTGTGTTGTACTATGTTGTAATCCATTAGTCCAAAAAATCGAAATAAATGATGTTTTCAGTGTTCTTTTTTATAAGTGATTACACTTGATGCTAGAGATGCTCGTCATTCAGTGTAAGTTTTGAATCTTTTTCTCCATCGCTGATTAAGCAAAGAAGATGAGATTCCCAGGTTTCTAAGGCATTTCTCATTTCTGGGAGATAACCAAAACGATTATACACACCAGCCACCCCTCCAAAAGTGCCTGACTTATGATTTAAAATACGTTCGACCACATGGGGAGGAATTTGTTTTTTGGCCATACCGGTTGCAACGGTTCGCCGCAAATCATGTATGCGCCAATCAAAGACTTGGCTTATTTCATCCAGTCTTGATTTAAATTTGCTGATCCCTGAAACGGGGCGATCCGCATTATTTTTTTGAGCTGGAAATAATAGTTCCTTATGCAGATAAGGTATGCTCTCAATGAGGGCTACAGTAGAATTTGTTAATGGAACAATATGGGCTCTGCCAGATTTATTTCTTGTTGCCTCAAGGTTCCAAAGTTTTTCCCCTAAATCAATATCCTGCCATCTCATTGTTGTTACTTCGCCAATACGTTGACCAGTAAGTATGAGCAATTGGGTGATAACACCAAAAGGGTAGGCCTCTTGATCAGCGGTTCTCCAAACAGCTTGAAGTTCTTCATCAGTTAGAACGCGGTCTCTACTTATATCTTTTGTGGGACGTTTCATGCCAGTACAGGGTGATTTTTCAATAAGGCCGCGCTCGATTGCCCAATTAAAAACTCGTCTTATCATTGCAAAGCAGTGATTAGCTCCACTTGGTGCTCCTCTTTCAATAATGGCATCTAGTATTATATTAACGTCAGCTCTTGTAATTTGGTCAATTCTCTTATTTCTCCAGGGAGGGAGGAAGTCCCTTTTTAAAATTCGCTCTGTCTCTCTCCAGGTTTTATTTTGGCGCTTTGCGTATTTTTCAATAAATTCATCAACCAATTCGGGGAATAGGAGAGTATCGGATAAGTTATTGGTATGACGTTTTTCTGAAGCAGGGTCTCCACCAGCATTGACTTTAACTAGTGCTTCATGTGCTTTTGCACGAGCTGTAGCAAGGGATAAGATGGGGTAGCGTCCAAGCGTAAATCTTCTAGATTTACCTTCGAAGCGATAGAGCAAAACAAAAGAAGTTGTGCCCTTGGAAGTTATACGCACTCCAAAACCTGGTAGTTTATTATCCCATATTTCGCTTTGTCCCTTTACAGGTGGTTTTAGTTTTTTTATTTTTAAATCTGTTAGTGTGTCTTTAGTCATGGTCTTTCTCATAGGTAAAAAATAGGTAGCAAAATGCTGGAATTTCAGCGTTCAACTAAGTTACCTTATGAGATGGGTGAGGTGGGTATAATAAAGTGAGAACAGTGAGTTAGGTCGCGTCATGTTCCGCTAGGGTTGCTTACCTAATGAAACTTTTAATCAGTAGGTCGAAGGTTCGAATCCTTCAGGGCTCACCACTTTTCCATAAGATGCACCTCTTACCTAATGCTTAGTTTTCTTTTGGAAACAAGATGTGGAGATTATTTATCGGGGGCTTAGTTTTTCTTAATACTGGTTTGAATTGTTTGGGGTTGTATTAACCTTGATACTTTTTAATTCATATCAGTTGCCAAGAACTAAACTTCAATTCTTTCATTTGCAATTGTAAATGCCATGCTTTTTCAAAGGTGTTGAAACAAAGATTTTCATTTTTTTCTCTCATCTTTGTTAAAGGATGTATCTGGCGGCCACCTTTCAATACTTAGTCAAGCTTCCTATCTGTAATTTACCCGCTGAATACTTTTCGTTGTTTTTTTATTTTGGAGATAAGCGTATGGCTCCATCTAGACGATGAACTGAGCCATTTATCATATCATTTTCACATATTTGCTGTGCTAGCATTGCATATTCATCTGGTTTAGCTAAACGAGATGGAAATGGAATTTGTTTTCCCAATGCATCTTGGACATCTTGTGGTAAGCCTTTTAGCATAGGTGTCTCAAATATACCGGGGGCGATTGTGACGACCCGTATACCGTCACGGGATAGATCTCGTGCCATTGGTAAAGTTAAACCAATTACTCCAGCTTTTGATGCTCCGTATGCGGCTTGACCAACTTGCCCTTCCATTCCTGCAACAGAGGCAGTCATAATGATGACACCTCGGGCTCCATCATCTGAAATTGGAGAGGTCTTCACCATGCCTGTTGCTGCTAAAGATCCGCTGTAGAAAGTACCGTTTAAATTTATAGATGTTGTTTTGGCAAAAAGCTCTGGATCATGAGGTAAGCCTTTTGATACAGTTTTCTGTCCTGGGGCAATGCCTGCGCAACAAATTAGAATACGCTCCTGTCCATGAGCTTTGCGCGCTTTTTCAAAACCAGAAGATAGACTTTCGTAACTGGAAACATCAACTTCACAGAAGACACCGCCCAAGTTTTTTGCGACCTCTGTACCGGCTTCTACGTTGAGGTCGAAAATAGCGACTTTAATTCCAAATGATGCTAGTCGTTGAGCTGTTGCTTTTCCTAAACCTGAACCTCCGCCAGTGATAATAGCGGAAATGTCTTGGGATAATTTCATCTTTTTGGACTTTCTTTATTGAATTGGGCTGTGCGTTTTTCTGCGAAAGCTCTCATGCCTTCTACTCGATCCTCAGTCGCAAAGCATGCATGGAAAGCTCGACGCTCAAAAAGCAATCCCTCAG from Hyphomicrobiales bacterium 4NK60-0047b includes the following:
- a CDS encoding site-specific integrase, coding for MTKDTLTDLKIKKLKPPVKGQSEIWDNKLPGFGVRITSKGTTSFVLLYRFEGKSRRFTLGRYPILSLATARAKAHEALVKVNAGGDPASEKRHTNNLSDTLLFPELVDEFIEKYAKRQNKTWRETERILKRDFLPPWRNKRIDQITRADVNIILDAIIERGAPSGANHCFAMIRRVFNWAIERGLIEKSPCTGMKRPTKDISRDRVLTDEELQAVWRTADQEAYPFGVITQLLILTGQRIGEVTTMRWQDIDLGEKLWNLEATRNKSGRAHIVPLTNSTVALIESIPYLHKELLFPAQKNNADRPVSGISKFKSRLDEISQVFDWRIHDLRRTVATGMAKKQIPPHVVERILNHKSGTFGGVAGVYNRFGYLPEMRNALETWESHLLCLISDGEKDSKLTLNDEHL
- a CDS encoding 3-hydroxyacyl-CoA dehydrogenase, with the translated sequence MKLSQDISAIITGGGSGLGKATAQRLASFGIKVAIFDLNVEAGTEVAKNLGGVFCEVDVSSYESLSSGFEKARKAHGQERILICCAGIAPGQKTVSKGLPHDPELFAKTTSINLNGTFYSGSLAATGMVKTSPISDDGARGVIIMTASVAGMEGQVGQAAYGASKAGVIGLTLPMARDLSRDGIRVVTIAPGIFETPMLKGLPQDVQDALGKQIPFPSRLAKPDEYAMLAQQICENDMINGSVHRLDGAIRLSPK